The sequence GCGTGTGCGCGCTTAATTGATCTAGGGGTTTTCTTCGGAAATGACAGGGTTTTCGATTTCATGGCGGACGGGCATCCCTCTTTGGTTCAGGTATCTCCGGGAAGTCCTGTCGGTGGAAGCCATGACAGCGGCGGTGACCAGAGCCCTCGCACCGGTGTCCGAGAGCAGGATAGGTTTCTGCCGATTGCTAACATCAGCAGGATCATGAAGAAGGCGCTCCCCGCGAATGGGAAAGTCGCCAAGGATGCGAAAGAAACTGTCCAGGAATGTGTCTCCGAGTTCATCAGTTTCGTCACCAGCGAGTATGGTTATTGAGCTTTGATAATTATGTCCTTGTAGTTATCTTTGCGAATGAGCTTATGTGCATCTTTGGGGAGTTGGCAGTGCTGTGGAATTAATCGTCGGGATCATGACGGTGATATGATacaaaaaataatcaacaaaaattcaaaaatttacgTGTCAATATAGGTTTActacaaatatttattatagaAAGAAATATCACAAGTGTATGTAAATCACTCAATCTCATACAATCCCCAAGTAGaatggaaaaaataattttcttcaaCTCACGCAATAGAACCTTTTCAACTCCCAGAAACCCTTTTCTTTTCCATATCTCTTGATTGTGCTCTCTCAATTTTGGGATGTTTAGCCCTGCTGGTGTGAATGAAAGAACATGTTTTCTTTGATAACGAAGCTTCAATTCTTTTGTCAAAAAGACGTTGCTGCCGTCCGATGAATTTTGCACATCCACCAACCATTATAAATGCCCATACAcatctaaattatttttatctaaCATTTCTCTCGCTTGAAGACAATCATGTTTTCACGCAACGAATGCAAAAGCTCATCAACGGAAGTCGAATACAACTTCAGTTTTTCAGTGATTAGTGTCTTCGTGAGCATATTATTTGGATTTTTACTTTCAGAAATCTTTTCAAGCATCAATAGTCCATCTTCCGGTATTGATATGATGAAATTGTATTGAACCTGTATATGCTCAGTCTTAGCATGATAAACAAgatttttgctaaatgaatatcACTCTGGCTGTCACAGTATAATGTGCTACCCTCAAGATTTTGACTCAATTCATCTAGAAAGGATCTCAACTATACcatctccttgctagcttctATTACCACAACGTACTCAGCCTCAGTAGTCGAAAGAACAACTTtcttttgcagcttagacacccagATTACCGTTGTACCACTACCACATAATGCGAATACATAACCAATATTAATTTTTCTATCATCCAGGTCACCAACCATATCGACATCGACAAAACTTTGTAAACCCAAACTTGACTTCCTGAAGCATAAAGATGAACTTGCAGTATATTTCAAGTACCtgataattcatttaaatactTCTCGGTGTTGTTTTCTCGAATTGTTCATAAACCTGTTAACAACTCCCACTACATGTGCTATATTTGATCTTGGCCACGCCATTGAATACACGAGGTTTCTGACAACAGAAGTATAAGGAACCTTGTTCATATAAGCCTACTTGTAAGCCTACTTGtgctccgtcgatggtgattgCGTTTTGGTTAGTTTAAAATGGctagccaaaggagtactcacaTATTTAACttcatcaatattaattttgCTAATCAACTTTTTTACGTAttcttcttgagataacttcaagatTCCATTCATCAATATCTCAAGATCCTCATTCCAAAGATTTGCTTTGTAGCACCCAAATCCTAAtaacaaattattttgataactctttcttgagtttatcaaactcTTCCAGACAAGCTTATGTATCAACTTATCATCTATGTATACTAGTAGAATGATATAAGAACTATCAAGCTTTTTTACATAACAACAATGCCAGCCTGACACATCAGGAAATTATTTTtactcatgaatccatcaaacttcttgtaccactgtcttggagcttgtttgaaaCCGTACAAACTTTTTTAAAGTTTGCACATCATTTTTTCTTTCTCTTGTATTTCAAAAATTCCTATTGACTGTTTATATAAATTCCTTCATTCAAGTCACAATGAAGAAACAATGTCTTTTACATCTAACTGATCCAAATGTAGGTTTCTTCCgccattaattaaaatacaattcTGATAATGGTTAACTTTACTACTGGAGAGAATCTGAGTGTAATCaatgttttttttgttgaaaacctTTTACAATAGGTTTTGTCTTGTACCACTTGCTACCATCATGttcttcttttaaccggtacactCACTTGTTATGTAATGTCTCTTTGCCTTacggaagttctgtcaactcccacgtATGATtagatgacagtgaatccatcttaTTTTCGATGACTAACTCTTACTTGGTTGATTTAGCATTTTGCATTGTCTCTTCATAGATCTTTGGTTCACCTTTATCTTTCAGCAAAATATAATGAAGTGCAATGGATTATCTCTGAGGCGGTTTAATTGTTATAGAAGATCTTGAGTTCAACAACTggagtttgtgggtcatcatcttgtgcaattCCTTCTTTTATTGCTTTTCAACTCATTCACATGAATATTTATCAATGAcacttcatcagttttcttgacttcaggacattcatctccTACTCCAATGCTTGACCTGTCTTTGTACAATACTTACTCATTGAAGATTACATCTCTGCTCCAAATGATCTTCCGGTATAATCAAACTCGTTATCTCCATAACCGATAAAGAAACACTTTTTGAATTCCgggatcaagttttgttctgctagctgaatcaatataaacataGGATAGACGTccaaacactttgaagaaaaaaatgtttatttctttACATATCCATGCATCTTCGGGTATTTGCAGTCAAACGGTACCGAAGGTCTCCTATTAATCACATATACTGCAGTGTTAACATCAGCCCAGGGTGATTTTGGTAATCCAGAGTGCAATTTCATGCTTTTAACGCGTTCATTCAGGGTTTTATTCATCCTTTCAACTACAAATTATGTTGAGGTGTAacagaaatgatttttttcattttgatctTGTTTTGTGcgcaatatttcttgaactcatcatcttcatattcacCACCATTATCAGACAGTCGTCACTTCAtcttcaagttggtctcattcTTAACAATGACTTTCCACCTTTTAAAGATCTTGTAaacatcatatttatttttcaaaaaataaagtcAAACTTTACTGCTCGAATCATCGATAAAGGTGACATAATATCATGAGTCTCAGAGGGATGTCGCAACTCCAACTTTGTTGTTTTCGGTTTTCTACcgtattttgaaattaattttctctaactcacacaaggaCCTCTTTGATTTTGCACATCCACCAATCATCATAAATGCCACACATTTAAATGATTTTGACCTAACAGGCAGTTTGTGCTGCGTGATTATGCCTTCaattgaaaaggaaaaaaaaagatcaatTTTTTTGTACAATTCTTCAAAAATGTATGTTTTGCCCCCAAACAAACTTGGGTATGCCTATCTGTCTATGCTTGTCGCTGGAGCATGCCAGCATGTGACTGCCTAAATTTTTTTcaggtttaaaaacatgtagtTATTCTTATTATATGTAGCCCTTGTCTCAGTATTTTGTATGAGTATGTTCAGAGAATTGCTTTGGTGGCTTGTTCGAGTGACAGTGATGAATATCTATGTTCATGGTTTTGCTTATGAATGTGGGTGTACTTTTGTGCTACGTTGATGAAAACACAACTAACTCGTTTTTGGATGGTTCTAATGTCAAGGGCAAGTGATAAGTGCCAAAGGGAAAAAAGAAAGACCATTAACGGGGATGATTTGCTGTGGGCTATGGCAACACTAGGTTTTGAGGATTACATCGATCCACTAAAGATGTACCTGGCTAGGTACAGAGAGGTAATTGTTTCTCTCTAAAGGTTTTCTTGATTTCGTTTTTTACTCTTGTTTGCTTGAAgtaaattatttagtttttcttTACATGCTGCAACTGATACTTTCCCTTATTTCCCTTGTTTTGGTGCTCATGGTGGTGGCTGGTGTGGCAGATGGAGGTGAGTGAAATAATATAATTCCCCTGCAGTTtgtctttctttttgtatttcgTTCTCTGACAATTTaaggaaattttttatttatcctcAACAGGGTGACACCAAAGGATCTGCTAAGGGTGCTGAGGGATCTGCAAGGAAGGATGTATTGCAACCCACTTCCACTTCTCAGGTCACATATCATATGCGAACTCATATTCATTTGTTTTCTGTAGTTTTCCACCAAGATTAGTAATGGTTATTGTTGGGCAATGTTGAATTGCTATTTCTGTTAATTGTACAGCTTGTTAACCAGGGTTCATTCTCGCAAGGCATGAATTATGGTCACTCTCAGGTACACTTCATTCATGTTGGTGTTGCTTCATAGCCAGTATCACTGTATCTGATCTCTAGGTCGTGTActcgtatttcaaatttttaattatgaatgtGTCACTTATGCATGTTAAGTACTTTGTCTAGCTTTCTGAACACTTCAACATCTGATTGATGGAATTGACCTAACAATTATCTACGTTGTGGAGAAAGTTCGTAACTTCTTTAAGTTGTTTTTTTCTTCTCAGGTTGATTAAAGTAATCGATAATTTAAGGAGTGAGGTAGAATTTGCGACTTACAAATCATGAAGATGTATTATTGTATTGTCAAATTACTCAAACTAGAAGCTTTTTAGAGAGAGACTGAAGAAAGTTGAGGAAAAATGCTTCTGTGCAGTTCACCTTAACATAGGAAGCCAGAACATAATGTGGAGATGTTAATGTgttttttctttgtttgatgcCAAGATATTCTGACCTCCACTGTTATCTATGTTGCTCTGATCCAGTGTGGCTCAATCCCAAGAGCTATACTTGTTAATTCCGATGGTTCTACACTGGACTTCACAGTTGGCTATACCTGACTTTCCTAACTTTGTTTAGGTGAACCTTGATCAATTTGGTGGTAAGGGCGAGATAATAATCAAATCATTATTTCTTTTGATCGAATCAAGTTAGATATGTTGTTTTTAGGTAATTATAGTCGATGAATTACTCTACTGGATTGAATAGATGGATCTCACTACCCTATTGTGCTCCATCTGAAATTAGAACATGAAATGATAACATCCCTTTTTCTTTTGATTGAGTCAAGTTAGATCGTTCATTTTTGGGTCATTACATCGAAGAACTCAGCTGCTGGATATATTATAATCAAAACACGAGAATCTGCTCATAATTCATTTTCACCATATGCTTTCCTGAGGCATTTAGGTTTATTTTGTGATTGCAGTCACAAGCTCAGCACATGATGGTTCCAATGCATGGAATGGATTAGATGTTGCTTGCCCATCTTTGGTCAGGGTCACCATTTCATCCTCTGCTAGGGAACATTTTACTCAAGTTCAAGATACATTTTGTGTTTTCTTGTGCTGTAACTCttgcatattattattttttctgtgTTTTGTCGTCAGTTTTATCGTACTTGAAGTTTGTATATCACAAATCTTTCGGAATAGGGATGTGTTGAATAAGATTTTAACTTTATATTTATCTCTTTATCATGATAATTCATTTGTTTTGTTTGCTTTTTATTCTTTTTGAATTATAGAAATAATAGAATCACCGTTGAAATATAACCGTCTAAGAAGTTAGAGGCCAAGCTTAAAGAAAATCCACTTAAAGCCCCATAAAATTTCTCTTATGTCCAAAAAAGTATATTCATGTACTCGACAAAATTAAAACCTTCTTGTAGATTATTACACATAatcatagttttttttattacgtTTATAATCACAGCTTTTCTTATTGTCCTTTCAATTACTGCTAGGTATCGTTGTTTACTTTAATATAAAACTTTTTGCTATATTGGCTAcgtattttaattttcttggtgctCAAAATTTTAATGGTTCGAAACTGAAATACGCGCAAAAGATCTACGAGCAAGAAGGAGATCATCTTTCATTTGTGAGAAACTGAACGAGATATTTAGGCGTTGATACATTATGCTGTCAGTGACACTTGAGTATGATGTTTTCCTCATATCAGACACTTCATCCTCTGATTTAGGACTATGGTCAGATGAGAGCTTGAAGTGTGCACCAATAGGGGTAATGACTGAATTGGGATTCATCATATTAAACCTATTTAGGACTTTGGTAATATATCCCTGTTGTGTAATATGTAGCAGTCCCTTGGCTTTATCTCTGTATGTTTTCATGCACTATATTTTTGAAGCTTGATCtaaatatttcatttcaaaCTCAGATCCTAGAAGCTTCTTTAAAGTGTCGATTTTAGTCTCCTTGTTGCTTGCAATTAACATATCATCCGCGTACAAGATGGTATTATATCCATGTATTTTATGATAGAAGCAACATTTCATCTCTTGTTTTCACAAAATCCTCTGCCTGTGACATATATATTGTCTCATTTAGCTCACTCTATTTGCTCCaattaaaagttataaaaagctacaatatataataacatttttaatgGAAGTATATTTGACCACGGGGTGAGAAATTTCATTGAAGTCGATCCCCTCTTGCGAGTGTAAACTTTTGCCTTGCTTTATATCTAGTATTTTCAGTTCCAATAATTCCTTCTTTaatcttgtaaatccatttaccaCCGACTAACTTCTTGTTATTTGGTTTATCCACAAGAACCCCAAGTGTCATTCTTGTGGAGTGATCGAATTTCCTCATCCATAGCCGACTGCCGAAGGTGACTCTcttcactttttttaaaaaaatgacttcCTCAAATATTGTTAATGTGTTTAAAAAATCAAGCACATTTAGTCACGTACAAGGGGTTTTGTGATTTTATGCATTGAgtttttcgtttttttaaatttcaaaagagGTACTAACTACGGGAAATTGGACTTAACtccccagccgtcgtttttttttgtgttcagtccctgggtacttttttagtaccacattttcacatgaagtgtaccacatttccacatgaagtgtaccacaatttgtatgacatagtaccacaattttgtgggtagggagtgaacccaaataaatgttttggttggggatttttcaccaacttcccttACTAACTACTAATGCAATTTgcccaaaataaatttattgaataaacattaaattttttatttaactaataAATTATTATCATTTTGTTATAAAGCAAGAGGATATTGTTATGAAGCGAGAGGAAGGggttgatataaaaaaaaaattgtggcgaaattgaaaataaatttatcgaataaaaaataaataatttcattttaattaattaattttaaaaattattttatgcttgatattttatttcaatttcaataaataGGCTTCCGCAATTCagaataatatttcaaaattaaaatttaattagtttcctatatttgtaatttttaaacGATTAAAGTCTAGAATTTAATTGTAGAAAGAATTACGAAATATTATACATAAAACTCTATTATAATTCAGAAAAAACCTCTCGCTTCATTTCCTTCCTTGTATACTCACTGCCGTGGCATTCTCCTATCAAACAAACCCTACGATTTTAACGACCGCAGTACTAGGACTTACACTTTCTGATTTATTGCGAAATTGTAGATGGATTACCTC comes from Primulina huaijiensis isolate GDHJ02 chromosome 5, ASM1229523v2, whole genome shotgun sequence and encodes:
- the LOC140977244 gene encoding nuclear transcription factor Y subunit B-1-like, with amino-acid sequence MADGHPSLVQVSPGSPVGGSHDSGGDQSPRTGVREQDRFLPIANISRIMKKALPANGKVAKDAKETVQECVSEFISFVTSEASDKCQREKRKTINGDDLLWAMATLGFEDYIDPLKMYLARYREVIGDTKGSAKGAEGSARKDVLQPTSTSQLVNQGSFSQGMNYGHSQSQAQHMMVPMHGMD